A DNA window from Amycolatopsis sp. DSM 110486 contains the following coding sequences:
- a CDS encoding TetR/AcrR family transcriptional regulator: protein MSRAEVRGTKRQSSPSARPNRRAELLAAAARLFRERGYGGVSVADIAEQVGITAGAVYKHFPDKRALLAEPIREMVLTWRNREVLALAQGGDTDDVLRRLATSVVGVVLERPDVVRLWHQEAHYLTSEVREELVAVRVEGVGLWLRVLVDARAELTTSQAEFRIRAALGLLNSVPALPRRRLSAHAATLETVLLATLLAPEPPKSLPEIRVVDRESPAAAENTRSRAILDEAAKLFRERGYHAVGIDDIAAGVGIAGPSIYSHFPSKAAVLTAVVEEIADELCWGGALAMASDGTPHEVLERLVTTHVRTAIAKSDLIAVWMTEEHHVPEDLGEAVRRDRKRYLDYWVGAVLAVNPGVEEAVAETASLAVMELIDAVARSRRFAAVPERPEWTVGLALAALTSVAV, encoded by the coding sequence GTGAGCCGGGCGGAAGTTCGCGGGACGAAGCGGCAGTCCTCGCCGTCCGCGCGTCCCAACCGCCGCGCCGAGCTGCTCGCGGCCGCGGCCCGGCTGTTCCGCGAACGCGGCTACGGCGGGGTCTCCGTGGCGGACATCGCCGAGCAGGTCGGCATCACCGCCGGCGCGGTGTACAAGCACTTCCCCGACAAGCGCGCGCTGCTCGCCGAGCCCATCCGGGAGATGGTGCTCACCTGGCGCAACCGCGAGGTGCTCGCGCTGGCCCAGGGCGGCGACACCGACGACGTGCTGCGGCGGCTGGCGACGTCGGTGGTCGGCGTCGTGCTGGAGCGCCCGGACGTGGTGCGCCTGTGGCACCAGGAGGCCCACTACCTCACGAGCGAGGTCCGCGAAGAGCTGGTGGCCGTGCGCGTCGAGGGGGTCGGCCTGTGGCTGCGGGTGCTGGTGGACGCACGGGCAGAACTGACCACGAGCCAGGCGGAGTTCCGGATCCGCGCCGCGCTGGGCCTGCTCAACAGCGTGCCCGCGCTGCCGCGGCGGCGCCTCTCGGCCCACGCGGCGACGCTGGAAACCGTGCTGCTGGCCACGTTGCTCGCGCCGGAACCGCCGAAGAGCCTGCCGGAAATCCGCGTGGTGGACCGGGAGTCACCGGCCGCGGCGGAGAACACGCGCAGCCGCGCGATCCTCGACGAGGCGGCGAAACTGTTCCGCGAACGCGGGTACCACGCCGTGGGCATCGACGACATCGCCGCGGGCGTGGGCATCGCGGGCCCGTCGATCTACAGCCACTTCCCCAGCAAGGCGGCCGTGCTCACCGCCGTGGTCGAGGAGATCGCCGACGAGCTGTGCTGGGGCGGCGCGCTGGCGATGGCCTCGGACGGGACCCCGCACGAGGTGCTCGAACGGCTGGTGACCACGCACGTCCGCACGGCGATCGCGAAGAGCGACCTGATCGCGGTGTGGATGACCGAGGAGCACCACGTGCCCGAAGACCTCGGCGAGGCCGTGCGCCGCGACCGCAAGCGCTACCTGGACTACTGGGTGGGCGCGGTGCTGGCGGTGAACCCGGGCGTGGAGGAAGCGGTGGCGGAGACCGCGAGCCTCGCGGTGATGGAGCTGATCGACGCCGTGGCGCGGTCGAGGCGGTTCGCAGCGGTGCCGGAGCGTCCCGAGTGGACGGTCGGACTCGCGCTGGCGGCACTGACGAGCGTGGCGGTCTGA
- a CDS encoding MurR/RpiR family transcriptional regulator, translating into MTAHDDQTDSLSARVEERLAGLSPAEQRVAEYLRSHQQAILLSTAGDLGVLSGTSDATVVRAVKALGYSGLPELKRVVGRYVVGDTNPATRLRERIERTGGDTDALLDQVLTESVERLTETRRLLADPEFTAAVDLLDSAAEVLGYGLGPSELPMQYLVTRLHRLGRRAWSTSATGFRLADDLLRLKENDVVVLCVPDRLLHDVKTLVEHARSVSARVLLVTNSLRPTLGDQVDVVLTAVHSVSGLTHEGLGATLVVDCLLAGLARKDPAAVSDNTDLLTALRTALVPRDMRARRAGRE; encoded by the coding sequence GTGACCGCCCACGACGACCAGACCGACTCGCTCAGCGCTCGTGTCGAGGAACGGCTCGCCGGGCTGTCGCCGGCCGAGCAGCGCGTGGCCGAGTACCTGCGCAGCCACCAGCAGGCGATCCTGCTGTCCACGGCCGGCGACCTCGGCGTGCTCAGCGGCACGAGTGATGCGACCGTCGTCCGCGCGGTCAAGGCCCTCGGCTACTCCGGCCTGCCGGAGCTCAAGCGCGTGGTGGGCCGCTACGTCGTCGGCGACACCAACCCGGCCACGCGCCTGCGCGAGCGCATCGAGCGGACCGGCGGCGACACCGACGCCCTGCTCGACCAGGTGCTGACCGAGTCGGTCGAGCGCCTCACGGAGACGCGCCGGCTGCTGGCCGACCCCGAGTTCACCGCGGCCGTCGACCTGCTGGACTCCGCGGCCGAGGTGCTCGGGTACGGCCTCGGCCCTTCCGAGCTGCCGATGCAGTACCTGGTGACCCGCCTGCACCGGCTCGGCCGGCGGGCCTGGAGCACGTCGGCCACGGGGTTCCGGCTCGCCGACGACCTGTTGCGCCTCAAGGAGAACGACGTCGTGGTGCTGTGCGTGCCCGACCGGCTCCTGCACGACGTCAAGACGCTCGTCGAGCACGCGCGCTCGGTCAGCGCGCGCGTGCTGCTCGTGACCAACTCCTTGCGGCCCACGCTCGGCGACCAGGTCGACGTCGTCCTCACGGCCGTGCACTCCGTGAGCGGCCTGACGCACGAGGGACTCGGGGCGACGCTGGTCGTCGACTGCCTGCTGGCCGGGCTGGCGCGCAAGGACCCGGCGGCCGTTTCGGACAACACCGACCTGCTGACCGCCTTGCGCACCGCCCTGGTGCCCCGCGACATGCGAGCGCGCCGGGCCGGCCGCGAGTGA
- a CDS encoding three-helix bundle dimerization domain-containing protein: MSTQTLGALTPDTHFGHLEDRLTRDFATVGAESVHDLVERERARFTDAPIQAFVPILVERAVRAALGSRPLA, from the coding sequence ATGAGCACGCAGACCCTCGGAGCCCTGACGCCGGACACCCACTTCGGGCACCTGGAAGACCGCCTCACCCGCGACTTCGCGACCGTCGGCGCCGAGTCCGTGCACGACCTCGTGGAGCGCGAACGAGCCCGCTTCACCGACGCGCCGATCCAGGCGTTCGTGCCGATCCTGGTCGAGCGCGCCGTACGGGCCGCGTTGGGCAGCCGGCCGCTCGCCTGA
- a CDS encoding carboxypeptidase-like regulatory domain-containing protein, with protein sequence MVRGGHRISLLLVLVFIGLYVGFQRSPRPYQVPVAVAGTQLQTQLAGAAGQAVAVVPVADQAAGDALLRHGDAVATLTDQAGHLRLDVAGASGATTVSAAEKLVSAFAQHRGQPLVITDVLPLSAFDTKGMSGFYVAFGVTLASFALAQNLLAAARRVRLRHRMAALAGFAVLSGIVAATLAGPVLGALPAPFVPLALTLGLLSAATALATKALGTWFGAIGIPMSTLLLLTIGNSTSGGVLGVNLLPEPARWVSAVLPPGAAVRALSDLDYFHGAHLLVPVLTLLAWSAGAAFLIHVRERSRTGADEAEQAGPAGEISGRVSAPAVLVVTDPQGAVTARSDTDGRGRFHLTGLAPGDVTLTAVAEGFLPQTRALTVPASGGATVDLALAPAYARAA encoded by the coding sequence GTGGTGCGGGGCGGCCACAGGATCTCGCTGCTGCTGGTGCTCGTGTTCATCGGCCTCTACGTCGGGTTCCAGCGCAGCCCGCGGCCCTACCAGGTGCCCGTCGCGGTGGCCGGGACCCAGCTGCAGACGCAGCTCGCCGGGGCGGCCGGGCAGGCCGTGGCCGTCGTGCCCGTCGCCGACCAGGCGGCGGGTGACGCGCTGCTGCGCCACGGCGACGCCGTCGCGACGCTGACGGACCAGGCCGGGCACTTGCGGCTGGACGTCGCCGGCGCGAGCGGCGCCACGACCGTGTCCGCGGCCGAGAAGCTGGTGAGCGCGTTCGCGCAGCACCGGGGGCAACCGCTGGTGATCACGGACGTGCTGCCGCTCTCGGCGTTCGACACCAAGGGGATGTCGGGCTTCTACGTGGCCTTCGGCGTCACGCTGGCGTCGTTCGCGCTGGCGCAGAACCTCCTCGCGGCCGCGCGGCGCGTCCGGCTGCGCCACCGCATGGCGGCGCTCGCGGGGTTCGCGGTGCTGTCCGGGATCGTCGCGGCCACGCTGGCCGGGCCGGTGCTCGGCGCGCTGCCCGCGCCGTTCGTGCCGCTGGCGCTGACCCTCGGCCTGCTCTCGGCCGCGACGGCACTGGCGACCAAGGCCCTGGGCACGTGGTTCGGCGCGATCGGCATCCCGATGTCGACGCTGCTGCTGCTCACCATCGGCAACTCGACCAGCGGCGGCGTGCTCGGGGTGAACCTCCTGCCCGAGCCGGCGCGGTGGGTGTCGGCCGTGCTGCCACCGGGCGCCGCGGTGCGCGCGCTGTCGGACCTCGACTACTTCCACGGCGCCCACCTGCTCGTGCCCGTTCTCACGCTGCTGGCGTGGTCCGCGGGTGCCGCTTTCCTGATCCACGTGCGGGAACGCAGCCGTACCGGGGCCGATGAAGCAGAACAGGCCGGGCCGGCCGGGGAGATCTCGGGTCGCGTCAGCGCCCCGGCGGTCCTCGTCGTGACGGATCCGCAGGGCGCCGTCACCGCGCGATCGGACACCGACGGCCGCGGCCGGTTCCACCTGACCGGCCTGGCCCCCGGCGACGTGACGCTGACCGCCGTCGCCGAAGGGTTCCTGCCGCAGACGCGGGCGCTGACGGTGCCGGCCAGTGGCGGCGCGACCGTGGACCTCGCCCTGGCACCCGCGTACGCCCGCGCCGCATGA
- a CDS encoding peptidoglycan-binding protein, whose product MLRKVVTLTALAAVALGVAAPVSAGAATQALPAASMEAVLKAAQIDPRRADSTQTPGAHDSVLLVEQALQAKGLLDAKYVDGYFGTTTITGYSEYQKSLGYTGIDASGLPGRTSLEKLGAGRYTVTAVIAAGSHVTYHGVTLNTRTKAMLVAAEGLLGRQLSLTQGSYNPGGVDASAGTHDGGGTFDVSVSGLSTATRTSVVKTLRQVGFAAWLRTPEQADWGYHIHAVAISDPDLSSGAQHQTGDYYLGLNGLAGRGADDGPAVNPKKTWEEYQRG is encoded by the coding sequence ATGCTCAGGAAGGTCGTCACACTGACCGCGCTCGCGGCGGTGGCGCTCGGCGTGGCCGCACCGGTTTCGGCCGGTGCGGCCACACAGGCGCTGCCCGCGGCGAGCATGGAGGCCGTGCTCAAGGCCGCGCAGATCGACCCGCGCCGCGCCGACAGCACGCAGACCCCCGGCGCGCACGACAGCGTGCTGCTGGTCGAGCAGGCACTTCAGGCCAAGGGGTTGCTCGACGCGAAGTACGTGGACGGGTACTTCGGCACCACGACCATCACGGGGTACTCGGAGTACCAGAAGTCGCTGGGCTACACCGGGATCGACGCCTCGGGCCTGCCCGGCCGCACGTCGCTGGAGAAGCTGGGCGCCGGCCGCTACACCGTCACCGCCGTGATCGCCGCGGGCAGCCACGTGACCTACCACGGCGTCACGCTCAACACCCGCACCAAGGCCATGCTGGTGGCCGCCGAAGGCCTGCTCGGGCGGCAGCTGAGCCTCACGCAGGGCTCGTACAACCCGGGCGGCGTCGACGCGTCGGCCGGCACCCACGACGGCGGCGGCACGTTCGACGTCTCGGTGTCGGGCCTGTCCACCGCGACCCGCACGAGCGTGGTCAAAACCCTGCGCCAGGTCGGGTTCGCGGCGTGGCTACGCACGCCGGAGCAGGCCGACTGGGGTTACCACATCCACGCCGTCGCGATCTCCGACCCGGACCTGTCCTCGGGCGCCCAGCACCAGACGGGCGACTACTACCTGGGCCTCAACGGCCTGGCCGGACGCGGCGCGGACGACGGCCCGGCGGTGAACCCGAAGAAGACCTGGGAGGAGTACCAGCGCGGCTGA
- a CDS encoding DUF6745 domain-containing protein, with amino-acid sequence MTRLENRLAGSLSDLRARFNRRIGFSENAWPRPTWPEEPQEALDRGSLDSLLASGVRRSVRRSILDSVAGTIKAELRAPTGIGWYGQHEAHWVAHYDAHRRIGVHFGHEVERQLDLWAETVRSCGWWWPLDDVCVLTERPVVVRTEPVPGSEYGEVRAHAADGPAIAYPDGWRAYAWHGTPVPAWVIEDVTAEAINTERNVEIRRCAVERLGWDGYIERAGLTFVARAPDPGNGDAELLLYDVPRAPGTIARRLLLTVNGSVERDGTRRRYGLSVPPWFDDPVDAAGWSYGLTGAQYTGLLRRT; translated from the coding sequence ATGACCCGGCTGGAAAACCGGTTGGCCGGGTCGCTTTCGGATCTGCGTGCCCGGTTCAACCGCAGGATCGGCTTCTCCGAGAATGCGTGGCCACGGCCGACCTGGCCCGAAGAACCCCAGGAAGCGCTCGATCGTGGCTCCCTCGACTCGTTGCTGGCCTCCGGCGTCCGACGGTCGGTGCGGCGCAGCATCCTCGATTCCGTCGCCGGCACGATCAAGGCCGAACTGCGTGCACCGACCGGGATCGGCTGGTACGGCCAGCACGAAGCCCACTGGGTGGCGCACTACGACGCCCACCGCCGGATCGGTGTCCACTTCGGACACGAAGTCGAACGACAGCTGGACCTGTGGGCGGAAACCGTGCGCTCGTGCGGCTGGTGGTGGCCCCTCGACGACGTCTGCGTACTCACCGAACGCCCGGTCGTCGTCCGCACCGAACCCGTGCCCGGCTCGGAGTACGGCGAGGTGCGGGCGCACGCCGCCGACGGACCGGCCATCGCCTATCCCGACGGCTGGCGCGCGTATGCGTGGCACGGCACGCCGGTGCCGGCGTGGGTGATCGAAGACGTGACAGCCGAAGCCATCAACACCGAACGCAACGTCGAAATCCGACGCTGCGCCGTCGAGCGCCTGGGCTGGGACGGCTACATCGAACGGGCCGGCCTCACGTTCGTCGCGCGAGCACCCGACCCGGGCAACGGGGACGCCGAACTGCTGCTCTACGACGTGCCCCGGGCGCCGGGCACGATCGCGCGCCGGCTGCTGCTCACCGTCAACGGATCCGTGGAACGCGACGGCACGCGCCGCCGCTACGGACTTTCCGTGCCGCCGTGGTTCGACGACCCCGTCGACGCCGCGGGCTGGTCCTACGGGCTCACCGGAGCCCAGTACACCGGCCTGCTGCGCCGCACCTGA
- the proC gene encoding pyrroline-5-carboxylate reductase → MTKLAIIGGGNMGEALLAGLLAGTEPRFTAAEVVVVELAEERAAYLRERYGVATTAEAGPAIRTAETVLLTVKPYHVDDLFAAVADDVNDNQLFVSAVGGVRIARLEALLPGKPPVVRCMPNTPVSVGRGVVAISAGTYAGDAELDYAQSLFDPVGKVVRVEETRMDAITALSGSGPAYYFFLTEALIEAGILLGLPRPLAEELVKANAAGAAEMLQVPDADAVRMRAAVTSPGGATIAAIRQFEERGVRAAVMAAIEAARDRAAEMGR, encoded by the coding sequence ATGACGAAACTGGCCATCATCGGCGGCGGCAACATGGGCGAGGCGCTGCTCGCCGGACTGCTCGCCGGCACCGAACCGAGGTTCACGGCGGCCGAGGTCGTCGTGGTCGAGCTCGCCGAGGAGCGCGCGGCGTACCTGCGCGAGCGCTACGGCGTGGCCACCACGGCGGAAGCCGGGCCCGCAATCCGCACGGCGGAAACCGTGCTGCTCACGGTGAAGCCGTACCACGTCGACGACCTGTTCGCCGCGGTCGCGGACGACGTGAACGACAACCAGCTCTTCGTCTCGGCCGTCGGCGGCGTGCGCATCGCGCGCCTCGAAGCGCTGCTGCCGGGCAAGCCGCCGGTCGTGCGCTGCATGCCCAACACGCCCGTCTCCGTCGGCCGCGGGGTGGTGGCGATCAGCGCGGGCACGTACGCGGGCGACGCCGAGCTCGACTACGCGCAGTCGCTGTTCGACCCGGTGGGCAAGGTCGTGCGGGTCGAGGAAACCCGCATGGACGCCATCACCGCGCTGTCGGGCAGCGGGCCGGCGTACTACTTCTTCCTCACCGAAGCGCTGATCGAAGCCGGGATCCTGCTCGGCCTGCCGCGCCCGCTGGCCGAGGAGCTCGTGAAGGCCAACGCCGCCGGCGCCGCCGAGATGCTCCAGGTCCCGGACGCCGACGCGGTGCGCATGCGCGCGGCCGTGACCAGCCCGGGCGGGGCGACGATCGCCGCGATCCGGCAGTTCGAGGAACGCGGGGTGCGCGCGGCGGTGATGGCGGCGATCGAGGCGGCCCGCGACCGGGCGGCCGAGATGGGACGCTGA
- a CDS encoding LLM class flavin-dependent oxidoreductase yields MANKAFRFGVVAAADGSGAKWQATARRAEELGYSTLLSPDNLNLPSPTASLAIAAAVTTTLRVGSFVLASPLRTPRAAAWEAHSLTQLTDGRFELGLGTGLPTMRQAADELGLPYGSGQDRLDQVSETIDHVRRLDGAAHTPVMIAAGGPKARRLAAAKADIVTLAGGALTTRAEMAGHVEEIRAAAGTRADDLELSHNIFVVGDEAPPWISRFLGGLDAKTLIERDSLTVLNGDLDTMAAELERRRDELGVSYFTVNSAFVEEFAPVVERLTGK; encoded by the coding sequence ATGGCGAACAAGGCGTTCCGGTTCGGAGTGGTCGCGGCGGCCGACGGCAGCGGCGCGAAGTGGCAGGCCACGGCGCGGCGTGCGGAGGAGCTGGGCTACTCGACACTGCTCTCACCCGACAACCTCAACCTGCCCTCGCCGACGGCGTCGCTGGCGATCGCCGCGGCGGTCACCACGACGTTGCGGGTGGGGTCGTTCGTGCTGGCCAGTCCGCTGCGCACGCCGCGCGCGGCCGCGTGGGAGGCCCACAGCCTCACGCAGCTCACCGACGGCCGCTTCGAGCTCGGCCTCGGCACCGGCCTGCCCACGATGCGCCAGGCGGCCGACGAGCTGGGCCTGCCCTACGGCTCCGGCCAGGACCGGCTCGACCAGGTGTCCGAGACCATCGACCACGTCCGGCGCCTCGACGGCGCCGCGCACACACCGGTGATGATCGCGGCCGGCGGCCCCAAGGCCCGCCGGCTGGCCGCGGCGAAGGCCGACATCGTCACGCTCGCCGGCGGCGCGCTGACCACGCGCGCCGAGATGGCCGGCCACGTCGAGGAGATCCGCGCGGCCGCGGGTACGCGCGCCGACGACCTCGAGCTGTCGCACAACATCTTCGTGGTGGGCGACGAAGCTCCGCCGTGGATCAGCCGGTTCCTCGGCGGCCTCGACGCGAAAACCCTCATCGAGCGCGATTCGCTCACCGTGCTCAACGGTGACCTCGACACCATGGCCGCCGAGCTCGAACGTCGCCGCGACGAGCTCGGGGTGTCGTACTTCACCGTGAACAGCGCGTTCGTCGAGGAGTTCGCCCCGGTCGTGGAGCGGCTCACCGGCAAGTGA
- a CDS encoding proline racemase family protein codes for MTVTDYHAAGEPFRIVTGGAPEIPGTTVLERREAARSTPGIDAVRELLVREPRGHSAMYGCFLVPPQTEGSLFGVLFWHREGYSTACGHGTIALGAWAVRTGRVEAVADGVTEVPMDVPSGRVIAAVTCEGGEVRKVAFRNVDTTVLGRGVEVATKSGPVKVDLAYSGAIYACVPASAFGLEVVPEHHTELVAAGREVKAALSGTEWARYSGDSRLSGVYGVILYDDLGDTATGPHQRNVTVFADGQVDRSPCGSGTSARLALLAAEGRLREGDVLTHGSIIGTTFTGRILPTGVNGTAGGVATEIEGTAHLAGESVFTLDPADELGTGFTLR; via the coding sequence GTGACCGTCACCGACTACCACGCGGCGGGGGAGCCCTTCCGCATCGTCACCGGTGGGGCGCCGGAGATCCCCGGCACGACGGTGCTGGAGCGGCGTGAAGCCGCGCGGTCGACGCCGGGCATCGACGCGGTGCGCGAGCTGCTCGTGCGCGAGCCGCGCGGGCATTCGGCGATGTACGGCTGTTTCCTGGTGCCGCCGCAAACCGAGGGGTCATTGTTCGGCGTGCTGTTCTGGCACCGCGAGGGTTACTCCACCGCCTGCGGGCACGGCACGATCGCGCTCGGCGCGTGGGCCGTGCGCACCGGCCGCGTCGAAGCAGTGGCCGACGGCGTGACCGAGGTGCCGATGGACGTCCCGTCGGGCCGCGTCATCGCCGCTGTGACGTGCGAAGGCGGCGAGGTGCGGAAGGTGGCATTCCGCAACGTCGACACGACCGTGCTCGGCCGCGGCGTCGAGGTGGCCACGAAAAGCGGGCCGGTCAAGGTCGATCTCGCTTACAGCGGCGCGATCTACGCGTGCGTGCCGGCTTCGGCGTTCGGCCTCGAAGTGGTCCCCGAGCACCACACCGAGCTCGTGGCGGCCGGCCGCGAGGTCAAGGCCGCGCTCAGCGGCACCGAATGGGCGCGGTACTCCGGAGACAGCCGGCTCAGCGGTGTCTACGGCGTGATCCTCTACGACGACCTCGGCGACACCGCGACCGGGCCGCACCAGCGCAACGTGACCGTGTTCGCCGACGGTCAGGTCGACCGTTCCCCTTGTGGCTCAGGAACTTCCGCTCGGCTGGCGCTGCTCGCGGCCGAGGGCAGGCTTCGCGAGGGCGACGTGCTCACCCACGGCTCGATCATCGGCACCACCTTCACCGGCCGGATCTTGCCGACCGGCGTCAACGGCACTGCCGGCGGCGTCGCCACGGAGATCGAAGGCACCGCACACCTGGCCGGTGAGAGCGTGTTCACGCTCGACCCGGCCGACGAACTGGGAACGGGGTTCACCCTGCGATGA
- a CDS encoding HD domain-containing protein, which translates to MTETIAGITVPDTQLVAEVTSLIREKSTELLFNHSRRVFLFGSLQARALGIDPDPELLYVAALFHDTGLVPPWRSEQQRFEIDGADQAREFLLAHGRSAADADLVWTSIALHTTPEVPYRMAPEIAATTAGVETDVLGLNLDRISADDRAAVTAAHPRPDFKRQILQAFKDGFAHRPDSTFGTVNADVLEHFVPGFKHTDFVDVIENSDWKE; encoded by the coding sequence ATGACCGAGACGATCGCCGGGATCACCGTGCCGGACACTCAGCTCGTCGCCGAGGTGACATCGCTGATCCGCGAGAAGTCCACCGAGCTGCTGTTCAACCACTCGCGCCGCGTGTTCCTGTTCGGCAGCCTGCAGGCGCGCGCCCTCGGCATCGACCCCGACCCGGAGCTGCTGTACGTGGCCGCGCTGTTCCACGACACGGGGTTAGTGCCGCCGTGGCGCAGCGAGCAGCAGCGCTTCGAGATCGACGGCGCCGACCAGGCCCGGGAGTTCCTGCTCGCGCACGGCCGTTCGGCCGCCGACGCCGACCTCGTGTGGACGTCGATCGCGCTGCACACCACGCCCGAGGTGCCCTACCGGATGGCGCCCGAGATCGCCGCGACCACCGCGGGCGTCGAGACCGACGTGCTCGGCCTGAACCTCGACCGCATTTCCGCCGACGACCGCGCGGCCGTGACCGCGGCGCACCCGCGGCCGGACTTCAAGCGGCAGATCCTGCAGGCGTTCAAGGACGGGTTCGCCCACCGTCCCGACTCGACCTTCGGCACCGTGAACGCCGACGTACTGGAGCATTTCGTGCCCGGCTTCAAGCACACCGACTTCGTCGACGTGATCGAGAACTCCGACTGGAAAGAGTGA
- a CDS encoding MarR family winged helix-turn-helix transcriptional regulator → MDTGSDHDTESGERPLDDAPLYLLRQALRTYTARWQETVRELTPPQYVALRVLRSSPDLDQAALAEATRIDTATLTPLLARLEERGYVVRRVDPGNRRRKLLRVTEDGAGVLRRVAPLVAETEDTLLGGLSTEQRTAFTDVLRRIAHA, encoded by the coding sequence ATGGACACCGGATCGGACCACGACACCGAGAGCGGCGAACGTCCGCTCGACGACGCTCCGCTGTACCTGCTGCGCCAGGCGCTGCGCACCTACACCGCGCGCTGGCAGGAGACCGTGCGCGAGCTGACGCCGCCGCAGTACGTCGCCTTGCGGGTGTTGCGGTCCTCCCCCGATCTCGACCAGGCGGCGCTCGCCGAGGCGACGCGCATCGACACGGCCACGCTCACCCCGTTGCTCGCCCGGCTCGAGGAGCGCGGCTACGTCGTGCGGCGCGTCGACCCGGGCAACCGCCGCCGCAAGCTGTTGCGGGTCACCGAGGACGGGGCCGGGGTGCTGCGCCGGGTCGCGCCGCTGGTCGCCGAGACCGAGGACACGTTGCTGGGTGGGCTGAGCACGGAGCAGCGCACGGCGTTCACCGACGTGCTGCGGAGGATCGCGCACGCCTGA